One stretch of Oceanimonas pelagia DNA includes these proteins:
- a CDS encoding phosphoglycerate kinase has protein sequence MSVIKMNELDLSGKRVLIRADLNVPVKNGKVGSDARILASLPTIEAALAQGARVMVTSHLGRPTEGEYADEFSLQPVVDYLAGKLSVPVRLAKDYLDGLDIAEGELVVLENVRFNKGEKKDDETLSRQYAALCDVFVMDAFGTAHRAQASTHGVAKYAPVACAGPLLSAELDALAKAMDKPARPMVAIVGGSKVSTKLTVLESLSRVADQLVVGGGIANTFIAASGHPVGKSLYEPELLDTAQKLAAECAIPLATDVVVGTEFSEQAEAATKPVSEVDADDMIFDLGPDSAEALAKILKEAKTILWNGPVGVFEFDQFAHGTEVVARAIAESDAFSIAGGGDTLAAIDKFGIKDQVSYISTGGGAFLEFVEGKTLPAVAMLEQRAKD, from the coding sequence ATGTCTGTCATCAAAATGAATGAACTCGATCTGTCCGGCAAGCGGGTGCTGATCCGCGCCGACCTGAACGTGCCGGTGAAAAACGGCAAGGTCGGCTCCGATGCCCGCATCCTGGCCTCGCTGCCCACCATTGAGGCGGCCCTGGCCCAGGGCGCCAGAGTGATGGTGACCTCGCACCTGGGCCGCCCCACCGAAGGGGAATATGCCGACGAGTTTTCGCTGCAGCCGGTGGTGGACTACCTGGCCGGCAAACTGAGCGTGCCGGTGCGCCTGGCCAAGGATTACCTGGACGGCCTGGACATTGCCGAGGGCGAGCTGGTGGTGCTGGAGAACGTGCGCTTCAACAAGGGCGAGAAAAAGGACGACGAGACCCTGTCGCGCCAGTATGCCGCCCTGTGTGATGTGTTCGTGATGGACGCCTTCGGCACCGCCCACCGCGCCCAGGCCTCCACCCACGGCGTGGCCAAATACGCTCCCGTGGCCTGTGCCGGCCCGCTGCTGTCCGCCGAGCTGGACGCCCTGGCCAAGGCCATGGACAAGCCGGCCCGGCCCATGGTGGCCATTGTGGGCGGTTCCAAGGTGTCCACCAAGCTGACCGTGCTGGAGTCCCTGTCCAGGGTGGCCGACCAGCTGGTGGTGGGCGGCGGTATCGCCAATACCTTTATCGCCGCCTCCGGTCACCCGGTGGGCAAGTCGTTGTATGAGCCGGAGCTGCTCGACACCGCCCAAAAGCTGGCCGCCGAGTGCGCCATTCCGCTGGCCACCGACGTGGTGGTGGGCACCGAATTCTCCGAGCAGGCCGAGGCCGCCACCAAGCCGGTGAGTGAAGTGGACGCCGACGACATGATCTTCGATCTGGGTCCCGACTCCGCCGAGGCCCTGGCCAAAATCCTGAAGGAAGCCAAAACCATTCTGTGGAACGGCCCGGTGGGCGTGTTTGAATTCGATCAGTTCGCTCACGGCACCGAAGTGGTGGCCCGCGCCATCGCCGAGAGCGATGCCTTCTCCATCGCCGGTGGCGGCGATACCCTGGCGGCCATCGACAAGTTCGGCATCAAGGACCAGGTGTCCTACATTTCCACCGGTGGCGGCGCCTTCCTGGAGTTCGTGGAAGGCAAGACCCTGCCGGCGGTGGCCATGCTGGAACAGCGTGCCAAAGACTGA
- the fbaA gene encoding class II fructose-bisphosphate aldolase, whose translation MSQKISDVVKPGVVSGDDMQKIFAIAKANQFALPAVNVVGTDSVNAVMEAAARVKAPVIVQFSNGGAAYFAGKGLKLEGHQAAILGAISGARHVHALAEAYGIPVILHTDHAAKKLLPWIDGLLEAGEQHFAETGKPLFSSHMIDLSEESLEENIEICARYLERMSKIGMTLEIELGCTGGEEDGVDNTGMDSSLLYTQPEDVAYAYEKLSAISDKFTIAASFGNVHGVYKPGNVKLTPKILDNSQKFVSEKFGLAPKSLNFVFHGGSGSSAEEIKESIEYGVIKMNIDTDTQWATWAGVMNYYKDKEAYLQGQIGNPDGDDKPNKKYYDPRVWLREGQLSMIARLEQAFRELNAVNVL comes from the coding sequence ATGTCCCAGAAAATTTCCGACGTGGTCAAGCCGGGTGTGGTCAGCGGCGATGACATGCAGAAGATTTTTGCCATCGCCAAGGCCAACCAGTTCGCCCTGCCGGCGGTCAACGTGGTGGGCACCGACTCGGTCAACGCGGTGATGGAAGCCGCCGCCAGGGTGAAAGCGCCGGTGATCGTGCAGTTCTCCAACGGCGGTGCCGCCTACTTTGCCGGCAAGGGCCTGAAACTGGAAGGCCACCAGGCCGCCATTCTGGGTGCCATTTCCGGTGCCCGTCACGTGCACGCTCTGGCCGAAGCCTACGGCATTCCGGTGATCCTGCACACCGACCACGCCGCCAAGAAGCTGCTGCCCTGGATCGACGGCCTGCTCGAGGCCGGCGAGCAGCACTTTGCCGAAACCGGCAAGCCGCTGTTCAGCTCGCACATGATCGATCTGTCCGAGGAAAGCCTGGAAGAAAACATCGAGATCTGCGCCCGTTACCTGGAGCGCATGAGCAAGATTGGCATGACCCTGGAAATCGAACTGGGCTGCACCGGCGGTGAGGAAGACGGCGTCGACAACACCGGCATGGACAGCTCGCTGCTGTATACCCAGCCGGAAGACGTGGCCTACGCCTACGAGAAGCTGAGTGCCATCAGCGACAAGTTCACCATTGCCGCCTCCTTTGGCAACGTGCACGGCGTGTACAAGCCGGGCAACGTCAAGCTGACCCCGAAGATCCTCGACAACTCGCAGAAGTTCGTGTCCGAGAAGTTCGGCCTGGCCCCCAAGTCCCTGAACTTTGTGTTTCACGGCGGCTCCGGCTCTTCCGCTGAGGAAATCAAGGAATCCATCGAGTACGGTGTGATCAAGATGAACATCGACACCGATACCCAGTGGGCCACCTGGGCCGGGGTGATGAACTACTACAAGGACAAGGAAGCCTATCTGCAGGGTCAGATCGGCAACCCGGACGGCGACGACAAGCCCAACAAGAAATACTACGACCCCCGCGTCTGGCTGCGTGAAGGCCAGCTCAGCATGATCGCCCGCCTGGAGCAGGCGTTCCGCGAGCTGAACGCCGTGAATGTGCTGTAA